One Acutalibacter muris DNA window includes the following coding sequences:
- a CDS encoding DUF6551 family protein — MNTKNLFCREVMLGSEELIIPRTTYQRTLNEDRVRRIAAEFDERIANEPKVSSRNGRYYVFDGQHTIAARKLLNGGRDLPIRCKVFYGLTESDEALLFAQQTGASASLTAGAKFRALVYGGDEDAMAFLKATEAVGLYVDYRQTRGAKRLACISTAFGLFQKVGDGVYREAMQSIVDAWKGDPDSLRAETVQGVVEFVDLYRGEYSRKRLVTRLRQVDPVVIFREGRAMTSLPGYKRYLYQVYRIYNGSSAKTALPMKF; from the coding sequence ATGAACACGAAAAATCTCTTTTGCCGGGAAGTGATGCTGGGCAGCGAGGAGCTTATCATTCCCCGCACTACTTACCAGCGCACCCTGAACGAGGACCGGGTCCGCAGGATCGCCGCCGAGTTCGATGAGCGCATCGCCAACGAGCCGAAGGTCAGCAGCCGGAACGGCCGCTACTATGTCTTTGACGGCCAGCACACCATCGCCGCCCGGAAACTGCTCAACGGCGGGCGGGACCTGCCCATCCGCTGCAAGGTGTTCTACGGCCTGACCGAGAGCGATGAGGCGCTGCTGTTCGCCCAGCAGACGGGCGCGTCCGCCAGCCTGACCGCCGGGGCGAAGTTCCGGGCGCTGGTCTACGGCGGCGATGAGGACGCGATGGCGTTCCTGAAAGCAACGGAGGCCGTGGGCCTCTATGTGGACTACAGGCAGACCAGGGGGGCGAAGCGGCTGGCCTGCATCAGCACCGCCTTCGGCCTGTTCCAGAAGGTCGGGGACGGGGTGTACCGGGAGGCGATGCAGTCCATCGTGGACGCCTGGAAGGGAGACCCGGACTCCCTCCGGGCGGAGACGGTGCAGGGCGTGGTGGAGTTCGTGGACCTCTACCGCGGGGAGTACAGCCGCAAACGGCTGGTGACACGGCTGCGCCAGGTGGACCCGGTGGTGATCTTCCGGGAGGGCCGGGCCATGACGAGCCTGCCGGGGTACAAGCGGTATCTCTACCAGGTGTACCGCATCTACAACGGCTCCAGCGCAAAGACCGCCCTGCCCATGAAGTTCTGA
- a CDS encoding recombinase family protein — protein sequence MYQIGLIKTKKYNQSQWKPQVIKSILNNPVYLGHTVQGRKKSGLCQGQKQQHTQKSDWVIVENTHEPLIDEDTFRAVQAMSEQASKSYNANLGKHDHLGTTPNILRGLIFCADCGRPLVRYKSVTNKGTNRYYVYICPSHSADITACPKKYIHENELKKALLSALCHELELCADTQKLIKEYSRSPAAVRQYNSQERNLTSAKQALARAKSLYGSLYQNYVDRLMDEGEYVDLKRQYRAEIERAQAAITELEQQQFEQERRTVNNPWLKAFSGFQEEKELTDELAHALIERVEVHSDNRLEIKLKYRDEYEELARLLGVADKAVST from the coding sequence TTGTACCAAATTGGCCTGATAAAAACCAAAAAGTATAATCAAAGCCAGTGGAAGCCCCAGGTAATTAAAAGTATCTTAAACAACCCGGTTTACCTGGGCCACACGGTGCAGGGAAGAAAGAAATCGGGGTTATGCCAGGGACAGAAGCAGCAGCACACACAAAAGTCCGATTGGGTAATTGTAGAGAATACCCATGAACCGCTGATCGATGAAGATACCTTTCGGGCGGTACAAGCCATGTCGGAGCAGGCAAGCAAAAGCTATAATGCGAACCTTGGCAAGCATGACCATCTTGGCACGACCCCGAATATCTTGCGCGGCCTGATTTTTTGCGCTGACTGCGGCAGGCCGCTTGTCCGTTACAAGAGCGTTACAAATAAGGGCACAAATCGGTACTATGTATATATTTGCCCCTCCCACAGCGCTGACATCACCGCTTGCCCAAAGAAGTATATTCATGAAAATGAGCTGAAAAAGGCCCTATTGTCCGCTTTGTGCCATGAACTAGAGCTGTGCGCGGACACACAAAAGTTGATAAAGGAATACTCACGCTCTCCTGCGGCTGTCCGTCAGTACAACTCGCAGGAACGCAATCTAACCAGCGCAAAACAGGCGCTGGCTCGCGCCAAATCTCTGTACGGCAGTTTATATCAAAATTACGTTGACCGCCTGATGGATGAGGGGGAGTATGTGGACTTGAAACGCCAGTACCGGGCTGAGATAGAGCGGGCACAGGCTGCTATCACAGAGCTTGAACAACAGCAGTTTGAACAGGAACGGCGAACGGTCAATAACCCCTGGCTGAAAGCCTTTTCGGGCTTTCAGGAGGAAAAGGAACTGACGGACGAGCTGGCTCACGCGCTTATTGAGCGAGTGGAGGTCCACAGCGATAACCGCCTGGAAATCAAGCTGAAATACCGGGACGAATATGAGGAACTGGCACGGCTCTTGGGAGTCGCGGATAAGGCGGTGTCAACATGA
- a CDS encoding tyrosine-type recombinase/integrase, with product MAQKKLLTNGKAFKRTDDRWDGTVWYMDERGERKRKSFSGTTKAEVTKKMTDYVAVFNDALQESDESRKTLKESMTHWLQVFKFPSVERTTYDRCECTVEHQIFPLLGEKVVGDITAADLKELLNHWMGEGYAYTTVKKVYIVLNEYFRCLTQQEILAKNPMNSVPTIKKSNFMAAQNKEDLPTQETVTVFTPEEIEKFKSEAFSTYSNGKPKYQQPAAYILMLNTGLRTGELLGLLNSDINLEGRYLEVRQNVKEVCRREGTDYVPGREVKVGKTKTATSKRRVPLNEAAEQAVRKLRQERDFGPTTPLVSDEKGDYTRPVNFCKRYYRILKAAGIEQKGLHSFRHTFGSSLVNGIRQPDGTLMALSPRQVADLLGHSTSQITEMYYVKKDTTRLQGITDGFNF from the coding sequence ATGGCTCAGAAAAAGTTGTTGACAAACGGAAAAGCCTTTAAGAGAACCGATGACCGCTGGGACGGCACAGTCTGGTACATGGACGAGAGAGGGGAACGTAAGCGTAAATCATTCTCCGGCACCACCAAGGCAGAAGTTACCAAGAAAATGACCGATTACGTTGCGGTCTTTAACGATGCTTTGCAGGAGTCAGATGAATCCCGCAAAACTTTGAAAGAGAGCATGACCCACTGGCTCCAAGTATTCAAGTTTCCCTCGGTTGAGCGCACCACCTACGACCGCTGTGAATGTACAGTGGAGCACCAAATTTTTCCTCTGCTCGGTGAAAAAGTAGTAGGTGACATTACCGCCGCAGACCTCAAGGAATTGCTAAACCACTGGATGGGTGAGGGCTATGCCTACACCACAGTCAAGAAGGTGTATATCGTCCTCAACGAGTATTTCCGTTGCCTAACCCAGCAGGAAATCCTAGCGAAGAATCCCATGAACAGTGTCCCAACGATAAAGAAGTCAAACTTTATGGCGGCGCAAAACAAAGAGGACTTGCCCACGCAGGAAACCGTCACAGTTTTCACGCCAGAAGAAATTGAGAAATTCAAGTCTGAGGCGTTCAGCACCTACTCCAACGGCAAACCCAAGTACCAGCAGCCCGCAGCGTACATCCTCATGCTAAACACAGGCCTGCGCACCGGGGAGCTGCTTGGCCTCCTCAACAGCGACATCAATCTGGAGGGCAGGTACTTGGAAGTACGTCAAAACGTGAAAGAGGTGTGTAGGCGGGAGGGAACAGACTACGTCCCGGGTCGGGAAGTGAAGGTGGGCAAAACCAAGACCGCCACCAGCAAACGCCGTGTGCCGCTGAATGAGGCCGCGGAGCAGGCGGTAAGGAAGTTACGCCAGGAGCGCGATTTCGGCCCCACAACGCCCCTCGTGAGCGACGAGAAGGGCGACTATACCCGCCCGGTGAACTTCTGCAAACGGTACTATCGGATTCTCAAAGCCGCTGGGATAGAGCAGAAGGGCCTCCACAGTTTCAGACACACCTTCGGGTCTTCGCTGGTCAACGGCATCCGCCAGCCGGACGGAACGCTGATGGCTCTCTCACCCCGCCAAGTAGCTGACCTCCTGGGCCACAGCACCTCACAAATCACGGAAATGTACTATGTCAAGAAAGACACAACCCGCCTACAGGGGATCACAGACGGGTTCAATTTTTAA